From Spiroplasma endosymbiont of Amphimallon solstitiale:
TTTTAATATTTTTTAATACCTTATGCTTCAAATATTAAAATTAGAGAAACAACTAATCCATAAATAGCACCTGATTCGGCAATAGCTGCACCAATAACAAATTGTGTTCTAATTTTAGATTCTACTTCAGGATTACGAGCAACCGCTTCAACAGCTTTACCAGCAGCAAAACCTTGACCAATTCCACTTCCTGTACAAGAAATAGTTGAAATTCCAGCTCCAACAAACTTTAAATTCATCAATCCATTAGTATCAGCTGCTAAATGATTAAAAAAATGAAAGACATGTGTCATTACTGTTGTTAATAATTCCATAATAAATAAATTCTCCTTTTTGTGTTTTATTTTTTTTCCATAATTGAACGTTCGGTATAAATTTCTTCTTCATGATTTATTGCTTGTTGTTTACGAAGTTTTTTTGGTAATTTAATAGTAAGTTCTCCCTTATGAGAACTCTCTTCTTCCATTTGTAACTTCCAATAAACAAGAGTTAAGGTGCCAAAAATTAAGGCTTGGATACTTCCAGCAAATAAATCAAAATAAATATGTAAAAATGGTCCAATTACACCAATTAATAAATTCATCTGACCAATAATTGGGATATTACTTCAAATATTAGCAGTTACCCCATAAAGCATTGCCAAAATAATACTTCCACCTAAAATATTACCAAATAAACGAAAAGATAAAGAAATCAAAGGTGCAAATTGAGTAATTAATTCTAGAGGGTTAATAATAAATTTTTTAAAAAATAAAAGTTTCTGAAATTTAATAGCAATATAATATATTCCAATAAAAGTAACTAATGACATTGATAAAGTAACCGTATACATTGATGACTGTGGTTC
This genomic window contains:
- the atpE gene encoding ATP synthase F0 subunit C, translated to MELLTTVMTHVFHFFNHLAADTNGLMNLKFVGAGISTISCTGSGIGQGFAAGKAVEAVARNPEVESKIRTQFVIGAAIAESGAIYGLVVSLILIFEA
- a CDS encoding F0F1 ATP synthase subunit A; amino-acid sequence: METLAGLESWNYLQIMPQLVTILITTVFISVISYIYYYKVKRMKPDEDPRGIVLVVELIIKSVEKIVVDVLGVKYKNLTVYLLYVMGYILIGNWLSIIGLEPQSSMYTVTLSMSLVTFIGIYYIAIKFQKLLFFKKFIINPLELITQFAPLISLSFRLFGNILGGSIILAMLYGVTANIWSNIPIIGQMNLLIGVIGPFLHIYFDLFAGSIQALIFGTLTLVYWKLQMEEESSHKGELTIKLPKKLRKQQAINHEEEIYTERSIMEKK